From a region of the Streptomyces tirandamycinicus genome:
- a CDS encoding MaoC/PaaZ C-terminal domain-containing protein has product MPIDAAKAIAAESRSAEISWDHKDVQLYHLGLGAGVPATDPDELRYTLESRLHVLPSFATVAGAGMGVVGGLSAPGIDIDLAAVLHGGQSVTLHRPIPVSGRATSTSRVAAVYDKGKAAVLVLRSEAADGDGPLWTSDAQIFVRGEGGFGGERGPSVGTGQPDRAPDRTVKRPVREDQALLYRLSGDWNPLHADPEFAKLAGFDRPILHGLCTYGMTLKAIVDTLLGGDVTRVRAYGTRFAGVVFPGETLRIRMWAGEGRVQAAVTAVERDDAPVLADTVVDHA; this is encoded by the coding sequence ATGCCCATCGACGCCGCCAAGGCGATCGCCGCGGAGTCCCGCAGTGCCGAGATCAGCTGGGACCACAAGGACGTCCAGCTCTACCACCTCGGGCTCGGCGCCGGCGTGCCGGCCACCGACCCCGACGAACTGCGCTACACCCTCGAGTCACGGCTGCATGTGCTGCCCAGCTTCGCCACCGTCGCGGGAGCGGGCATGGGCGTGGTCGGCGGGCTCTCCGCCCCGGGCATCGACATCGACCTCGCCGCGGTGCTGCACGGCGGGCAGTCGGTCACCCTCCACCGGCCCATCCCCGTCAGCGGCCGGGCCACCAGCACCTCCCGTGTCGCCGCCGTCTACGACAAGGGCAAGGCCGCGGTCCTCGTACTGCGCTCCGAGGCTGCCGACGGGGACGGTCCCCTCTGGACGAGTGACGCGCAGATCTTCGTCCGCGGGGAGGGCGGCTTCGGCGGCGAACGCGGCCCCTCCGTCGGCACCGGGCAGCCGGACCGCGCACCCGACCGGACCGTGAAGCGTCCGGTCCGCGAGGACCAGGCGCTGCTCTACCGGCTCTCCGGAGACTGGAACCCGCTGCACGCCGACCCGGAGTTCGCGAAGCTCGCGGGCTTCGACCGGCCCATCCTGCACGGCCTGTGCACGTACGGCATGACGCTCAAGGCGATCGTCGACACGCTCCTCGGCGGGGACGTCACCCGCGTCCGCGCGTACGGCACCCGCTTCGCCGGAGTGGTGTTCCCCGGAGAGACCCTGCGCATCCGCATGTGGGCCGGAGAGGGGCGCGTCCAGGCGGCGGTGACGGCCGTGGAGCGGGACGACGCACCCGTGCTCGCGGACACCGTGGTCGACCACGCCTGA